In Pongo abelii isolate AG06213 chromosome 15, NHGRI_mPonAbe1-v2.0_pri, whole genome shotgun sequence, a single window of DNA contains:
- the ZBTB1 gene encoding zinc finger and BTB domain-containing protein 1 isoform X2, whose product MAKPSHSSYVLQQLNNQREWGFLCDCCIAIDDIYFQAHKAVLAACSSYFRMFFMNHQHSTAQLNLSNMKISAECFDLILQFMYLGKIMTAPSSFEQFKVAMNYLQLYNVPDCLEDIQDADCSSSKCSSSASSKQNSKMIFGVRMYEDTVARNGNEANRWCAEPSSTVNTPHNREPDEESLQLSNFPEPLFDVCKKSSVSKLSTPKERVSRRFGRSFTCDSCGFGFSCEKLLDEHVLTCTNRHLYQNTRSYHRIVDIRDGKDSNIKAEFGEKDSSKTFSAQTDKYRGDTSQAADDSASTTGSRKSSTVESEIASEEKSRAAERKRIIIKMEPEDIPTDELKDFNIIKVTDKDCNESTDNDELEDEPEEPFYRYYVEEDVSIKKSGRKTLKPRMSVSADERGGLENMRPPNNSSPVQEDTENASCELCGLTITEEDLSSHYLAKHIENICACGKCGQILVKGRQLQEHAQRCGEPQDLTMNGLGNTEEKMDLEENPDEQSEIRDMFVEMLDDFRDNHYQINSIQKKQLFKHSACPFRCPNCGQRFETENLVVEHMSSCLDQDMFKSAIMEENERDHRRKHFCNLCGKGFYQRCHLREHYTVHTKEKQFVCQTCGKQFLRERQLRLHNDMHKGMASGEIGPSKPVEK is encoded by the exons ATGGCAAAGCCCAGCCACAGCAGCTATGTCCTTCAGCAGCTAAACAACCAAAGAGAATGGGGTTTTCTCTGTGACTGCTGTATTGCAATTGATGACATTTACTTTCAAGCACACAAGGCAGTTCTAGCTGCCTGTAGCTcctattttagaatgtttttcatGAACCATCAGCATAGTACTGCACAACTGAATCTCAGCAACATGAAAATTAGTGCAGAATGTTTTGATCTCATTTTGCAGTTTATGTATTTAGGAAAAATTATGACAGCTCCCTCCAGTTTTGAGCAGTTTAAAGTGGCAATGAACTACCTACAGCTATACAATGTTCCTGACTGTTTAGAAGACATCCAGGATGCAGATTGTTCTAGTTCAAAATGTTCCTCTTCTGCTTCCAGCAAACAGAACAGCAAAATGATATTTGGGGTAAGAATGTATGAAGATACTGTGGCTCGAAATGGCAATGAAGCCAACAGGTGGTGTGCAGAGCCAAGTTCAACAGTAAATACACCACATAATAGAGAGCCTGATGAAGAGTCTTTACAATTAAGTAATTTTCCTGAGCCACTATTTGATGTATGTAAAAAAAGTTCCGTGTCCAAATTATCTACTCCAAAAGAACGTGTGTCAAGACGCTTTGGGCGAAGTTTTACCTGTGATAGCTGTGGATTTGGCTTTAGCTGTGAAAAATTATTAGATGAGCATGTGCTAACCTGTACTAACAGACATTTATACCAAAACACAAGATCTTACCATAGAATAGTAGATATTAGAGATGGAAAAGACAGTAATATCAAAGCTGAATTTGGTGAAAAAGATTCTTCCAAAACATTTTCTGCACAGACGGACAAATACAGAGGAGACACAAGCCAGGCTGCTGATGATTCAGCTTCAACCACTGGAAGCAGAAAAAGTAGCACAGTGGAGTCTGAAATAGCCAGCGAAGAGAAAAGCAGAGCTGCTGAGAGGAAAAGGATTATTATTAAGATGGAGCCAGAAGATATTCCTACAGATGAACTGAAAGACTTTAACATTATTAAAGTTACTGATAAAGACTGTAATGAATCCACTGACAATGATGAATTAGAAGATGAACCTGAAGAGCCATTTTATAGATACTATGTTGAAGAAGATGTCAGCATAAAAAAAAGTGGTAGGAAAACTCTAAAACCTCGAATGTCAGTAAGTGCTGATGAAAGAGGTGGTTTAGAGAATATGAGGCCCCCTAACAACAGCAGTCCAGTACAAGAGGATACTGAAAATGCATCTTGTGAGCTGTGTGGACTTACAATAACCGAGGAGGACCTGTCATCTCATTACTTAGCCAAACACATTGAAAATATCTGTGCATGTGGTAAATGTGGACAAATACTTGTAAAGGGTAGGCAGCTTCAGGAACATGCCCAACGATGTGGCGAGCCCCAAGATCTGACCATGAATGGGTTAGGAAATACTGAGGAGAAAATGGACTTGGAAGAGAATCCTGATGAGCAGTCCGAAATAAGAGATATGTTTGTTGAAATGCTGGATGATTTTAGGGACAATCATTACCAGATAAACAGTATCCAAAAAAAGCAGTTATTTAAACATTCTGCCTGCCCTTTTCGATGTCCTAATTGTGGCCAGCGTTTTGAAACTGAAAATCTAGTGGTTGAACATATGTCTAGCTGCTTAGATCAAGATATGTTTAAGAGTGCCAtcatggaagaaaatgaaagagatcaCAGACGAAAGCATTTTTGTAATCTGTGTGGAAAAGGATTTTATCAGCGGTGTCACTTAAGAGAACACTATACTGTTCATACTAAGGAAAAACAGTTTGTTTGTCAAACATGTGGAAAGCAGTTTTTAAGAGAGCGTCAGTTGCGACTGCACAATGATATGCACAAAGGCATGGCCAG TGGTGAAATAGGGCCTTCTAAACCTGTGGAGAAGTGA
- the ZBTB1 gene encoding zinc finger and BTB domain-containing protein 1 isoform X3, with product MAKPSHSSYVLQQLNNQREWGFLCDCCIAIDDIYFQAHKAVLAACSSYFRMFFMNHQHSTAQLNLSNMKISAECFDLILQFMYLGKIMTAPSSFEQFKVAMNYLQLYNVPDCLEDIQDADCSSSKCSSSASSKQNSKMIFGVRMYEDTVARNGNEANRWCAEPSSTVNTPHNREPDEESLQLSNFPEPLFDVCKKSSVSKLSTPKERVSRRFGRSFTCDSCGFGFSCEKLLDEHVLTCTNRHLYQNTRSYHRIVDIRDGKDSNIKAEFGEKDSSKTFSAQTDKYRGDTSQAADDSASTTGSRKSSTVESEIASEEKSRAAERKRIIIKMEPEDIPTDELKDFNIIKVTDKDCNESTDNDELEDEPEEPFYRYYVEEDVSIKKSGRKTLKPRMSVSADERGGLENMRPPNNSSPVQEDTENASCELCGLTITEEDLSSHYLAKHIENICACGKCGQILVKGRQLQEHAQRCGEPQDLTMNGLGNTEEKMDLEENPDEQSEIRDMFVEMLDDFRDNHYQINSIQKKQLFKHSACPFRCPNCGQRFETENLVVEHMSSCLDQDMFKSAIMEENERDHRRKHFCNLCGKGFYQRCHLREHYTVHTKEKQFVCQTCGKQFLRERQLRLHNDMHKGMAR from the exons ATGGCAAAGCCCAGCCACAGCAGCTATGTCCTTCAGCAGCTAAACAACCAAAGAGAATGGGGTTTTCTCTGTGACTGCTGTATTGCAATTGATGACATTTACTTTCAAGCACACAAGGCAGTTCTAGCTGCCTGTAGCTcctattttagaatgtttttcatGAACCATCAGCATAGTACTGCACAACTGAATCTCAGCAACATGAAAATTAGTGCAGAATGTTTTGATCTCATTTTGCAGTTTATGTATTTAGGAAAAATTATGACAGCTCCCTCCAGTTTTGAGCAGTTTAAAGTGGCAATGAACTACCTACAGCTATACAATGTTCCTGACTGTTTAGAAGACATCCAGGATGCAGATTGTTCTAGTTCAAAATGTTCCTCTTCTGCTTCCAGCAAACAGAACAGCAAAATGATATTTGGGGTAAGAATGTATGAAGATACTGTGGCTCGAAATGGCAATGAAGCCAACAGGTGGTGTGCAGAGCCAAGTTCAACAGTAAATACACCACATAATAGAGAGCCTGATGAAGAGTCTTTACAATTAAGTAATTTTCCTGAGCCACTATTTGATGTATGTAAAAAAAGTTCCGTGTCCAAATTATCTACTCCAAAAGAACGTGTGTCAAGACGCTTTGGGCGAAGTTTTACCTGTGATAGCTGTGGATTTGGCTTTAGCTGTGAAAAATTATTAGATGAGCATGTGCTAACCTGTACTAACAGACATTTATACCAAAACACAAGATCTTACCATAGAATAGTAGATATTAGAGATGGAAAAGACAGTAATATCAAAGCTGAATTTGGTGAAAAAGATTCTTCCAAAACATTTTCTGCACAGACGGACAAATACAGAGGAGACACAAGCCAGGCTGCTGATGATTCAGCTTCAACCACTGGAAGCAGAAAAAGTAGCACAGTGGAGTCTGAAATAGCCAGCGAAGAGAAAAGCAGAGCTGCTGAGAGGAAAAGGATTATTATTAAGATGGAGCCAGAAGATATTCCTACAGATGAACTGAAAGACTTTAACATTATTAAAGTTACTGATAAAGACTGTAATGAATCCACTGACAATGATGAATTAGAAGATGAACCTGAAGAGCCATTTTATAGATACTATGTTGAAGAAGATGTCAGCATAAAAAAAAGTGGTAGGAAAACTCTAAAACCTCGAATGTCAGTAAGTGCTGATGAAAGAGGTGGTTTAGAGAATATGAGGCCCCCTAACAACAGCAGTCCAGTACAAGAGGATACTGAAAATGCATCTTGTGAGCTGTGTGGACTTACAATAACCGAGGAGGACCTGTCATCTCATTACTTAGCCAAACACATTGAAAATATCTGTGCATGTGGTAAATGTGGACAAATACTTGTAAAGGGTAGGCAGCTTCAGGAACATGCCCAACGATGTGGCGAGCCCCAAGATCTGACCATGAATGGGTTAGGAAATACTGAGGAGAAAATGGACTTGGAAGAGAATCCTGATGAGCAGTCCGAAATAAGAGATATGTTTGTTGAAATGCTGGATGATTTTAGGGACAATCATTACCAGATAAACAGTATCCAAAAAAAGCAGTTATTTAAACATTCTGCCTGCCCTTTTCGATGTCCTAATTGTGGCCAGCGTTTTGAAACTGAAAATCTAGTGGTTGAACATATGTCTAGCTGCTTAGATCAAGATATGTTTAAGAGTGCCAtcatggaagaaaatgaaagagatcaCAGACGAAAGCATTTTTGTAATCTGTGTGGAAAAGGATTTTATCAGCGGTGTCACTTAAGAGAACACTATACTGTTCATACTAAGGAAAAACAGTTTGTTTGTCAAACATGTGGAAAGCAGTTTTTAAGAGAGCGTCAGTTGCGACTGCACAATGATATGCACAAAGGCATGGCCAG GTAA
- the ZBTB1 gene encoding zinc finger and BTB domain-containing protein 1 isoform X1, whose protein sequence is MAKPSHSSYVLQQLNNQREWGFLCDCCIAIDDIYFQAHKAVLAACSSYFRMFFMNHQHSTAQLNLSNMKISAECFDLILQFMYLGKIMTAPSSFEQFKVAMNYLQLYNVPDCLEDIQDADCSSSKCSSSASSKQNSKMIFGVRMYEDTVARNGNEANRWCAEPSSTVNTPHNREPDEESLQLSNFPEPLFDVCKKSSVSKLSTPKERVSRRFGRSFTCDSCGFGFSCEKLLDEHVLTCTNRHLYQNTRSYHRIVDIRDGKDSNIKAEFGEKDSSKTFSAQTDKYRGDTSQAADDSASTTGSRKSSTVESEIASEEKSRAAERKRIIIKMEPEDIPTDELKDFNIIKVTDKDCNESTDNDELEDEPEEPFYRYYVEEDVSIKKSGRKTLKPRMSVSADERGGLENMRPPNNSSPVQEDTENASCELCGLTITEEDLSSHYLAKHIENICACGKCGQILVKGRQLQEHAQRCGEPQDLTMNGLGNTEEKMDLEENPDEQSEIRDMFVEMLDDFRDNHYQINSIQKKQLFKHSACPFRCPNCGQRFETENLVVEHMSSCLDQDMFKSAIMEENERDHRRKHFCNLCGKGFYQRCHLREHYTVHTKEKQFVCQTCGKQFLRERQLRLHNDMHKGMARYVCSICDQGNFRKHDHVRHMISHLSAGETICQVCFQIFPNNEQLEQHMDVHLYTCGICGAKFNLRKDMRSHYNAKHLKRT, encoded by the coding sequence ATGGCAAAGCCCAGCCACAGCAGCTATGTCCTTCAGCAGCTAAACAACCAAAGAGAATGGGGTTTTCTCTGTGACTGCTGTATTGCAATTGATGACATTTACTTTCAAGCACACAAGGCAGTTCTAGCTGCCTGTAGCTcctattttagaatgtttttcatGAACCATCAGCATAGTACTGCACAACTGAATCTCAGCAACATGAAAATTAGTGCAGAATGTTTTGATCTCATTTTGCAGTTTATGTATTTAGGAAAAATTATGACAGCTCCCTCCAGTTTTGAGCAGTTTAAAGTGGCAATGAACTACCTACAGCTATACAATGTTCCTGACTGTTTAGAAGACATCCAGGATGCAGATTGTTCTAGTTCAAAATGTTCCTCTTCTGCTTCCAGCAAACAGAACAGCAAAATGATATTTGGGGTAAGAATGTATGAAGATACTGTGGCTCGAAATGGCAATGAAGCCAACAGGTGGTGTGCAGAGCCAAGTTCAACAGTAAATACACCACATAATAGAGAGCCTGATGAAGAGTCTTTACAATTAAGTAATTTTCCTGAGCCACTATTTGATGTATGTAAAAAAAGTTCCGTGTCCAAATTATCTACTCCAAAAGAACGTGTGTCAAGACGCTTTGGGCGAAGTTTTACCTGTGATAGCTGTGGATTTGGCTTTAGCTGTGAAAAATTATTAGATGAGCATGTGCTAACCTGTACTAACAGACATTTATACCAAAACACAAGATCTTACCATAGAATAGTAGATATTAGAGATGGAAAAGACAGTAATATCAAAGCTGAATTTGGTGAAAAAGATTCTTCCAAAACATTTTCTGCACAGACGGACAAATACAGAGGAGACACAAGCCAGGCTGCTGATGATTCAGCTTCAACCACTGGAAGCAGAAAAAGTAGCACAGTGGAGTCTGAAATAGCCAGCGAAGAGAAAAGCAGAGCTGCTGAGAGGAAAAGGATTATTATTAAGATGGAGCCAGAAGATATTCCTACAGATGAACTGAAAGACTTTAACATTATTAAAGTTACTGATAAAGACTGTAATGAATCCACTGACAATGATGAATTAGAAGATGAACCTGAAGAGCCATTTTATAGATACTATGTTGAAGAAGATGTCAGCATAAAAAAAAGTGGTAGGAAAACTCTAAAACCTCGAATGTCAGTAAGTGCTGATGAAAGAGGTGGTTTAGAGAATATGAGGCCCCCTAACAACAGCAGTCCAGTACAAGAGGATACTGAAAATGCATCTTGTGAGCTGTGTGGACTTACAATAACCGAGGAGGACCTGTCATCTCATTACTTAGCCAAACACATTGAAAATATCTGTGCATGTGGTAAATGTGGACAAATACTTGTAAAGGGTAGGCAGCTTCAGGAACATGCCCAACGATGTGGCGAGCCCCAAGATCTGACCATGAATGGGTTAGGAAATACTGAGGAGAAAATGGACTTGGAAGAGAATCCTGATGAGCAGTCCGAAATAAGAGATATGTTTGTTGAAATGCTGGATGATTTTAGGGACAATCATTACCAGATAAACAGTATCCAAAAAAAGCAGTTATTTAAACATTCTGCCTGCCCTTTTCGATGTCCTAATTGTGGCCAGCGTTTTGAAACTGAAAATCTAGTGGTTGAACATATGTCTAGCTGCTTAGATCAAGATATGTTTAAGAGTGCCAtcatggaagaaaatgaaagagatcaCAGACGAAAGCATTTTTGTAATCTGTGTGGAAAAGGATTTTATCAGCGGTGTCACTTAAGAGAACACTATACTGTTCATACTAAGGAAAAACAGTTTGTTTGTCAAACATGTGGAAAGCAGTTTTTAAGAGAGCGTCAGTTGCGACTGCACAATGATATGCACAAAGGCATGGCCAGGTATGTCTGTTCCATTTGTGATCAAGGAAACTTCAGAAAACATGACCATGTACGGCATATGATTTCTCATTTATCTGCTGGTGAGACTATATGCCAGGTCTGCTTTCAGATATTCCCAAATAATGAACAGTTGGAGCAGCACATGGATGTTCATCTGTATACATGTGGAATATGTGGAGCAAAATTTAATTTGAGGAAAGATATGAGATCACATTATAATGCCAAGCATTTGAAAAGAACCTAA